A portion of the Acidimicrobiales bacterium genome contains these proteins:
- a CDS encoding ABC transporter permease has product MTTVAAPTTSAPGGHVLSVARGLAQRSLVNIARTPSAVVPTIAMPLFFIVAFSGAFSALTEIPGFPTDNPLNWFMPWAIMQGAAFAGMGICFGVARDLENGFYDRLLMAPTHRAGLVLGPMMAAAVRVLLPVVTVSVVGFAAGARLTDGLLGLVTLFVAAEGFALIAGLWGLGVVYRVKNQKSSALIQVGIFVTMFLSVGQTPIDLQEGWLPRVARLNPLTYIIDMARAGFVGQITWDDVWPGLVAIGAGLVVFGTWALSGFRRLVR; this is encoded by the coding sequence ATGACCACTGTCGCGGCGCCGACGACCAGTGCGCCCGGCGGCCACGTGCTGTCGGTCGCACGCGGGCTCGCGCAGCGCAGCCTGGTCAACATCGCGCGGACGCCCTCGGCGGTGGTGCCGACCATCGCGATGCCGTTGTTCTTCATCGTGGCCTTCAGCGGTGCCTTCAGCGCGCTCACCGAGATCCCGGGGTTCCCCACCGACAACCCGCTGAACTGGTTCATGCCCTGGGCCATCATGCAGGGGGCCGCCTTCGCCGGCATGGGGATCTGCTTCGGGGTGGCTCGCGACCTCGAGAACGGCTTCTACGACCGTCTCCTGATGGCGCCCACCCACCGGGCCGGCCTCGTGCTCGGCCCGATGATGGCGGCGGCCGTGCGCGTGCTGCTCCCGGTGGTCACGGTGTCGGTGGTGGGCTTCGCCGCCGGCGCCCGGCTCACCGACGGTCTCCTCGGCCTCGTCACCCTCTTCGTGGCCGCCGAGGGGTTCGCGCTGATCGCCGGGCTCTGGGGTCTGGGGGTCGTGTACCGGGTGAAGAACCAGAAGTCGAGCGCGCTGATCCAGGTGGGCATCTTCGTGACGATGTTCCTCTCCGTCGGTCAGACCCCGATCGATCTCCAGGAGGGCTGGTTGCCCCGCGTGGCCCGCCTCAACCCGCTGACCTACATCATCGACATGGCACGGGCCGGCTTCGTGGGACAGATCACGTGGGACGACGTGTGGCCCGGGTTGGTGGCCATCGGTGCCGGCCTGGTCGTCTTCGGCACCTGGGCGCTGAGCGGATTCCGGCGTCTGGTCCGCTGA
- a CDS encoding (2Fe-2S)-binding protein, whose amino-acid sequence MQVTMTVNGVVASHDVEPRLLLVQYLREVLGLTGTNIGCDTSSCGACTVLVDGESVKSCTVLAVQAEGADVTSIEGLAAGDDLHPVQVAFREQHGLQCGYCTPGMVLAAVSLLAENPQPTEREVREGLEGNLCRCTGYHNIVKAVLSASGQSVAILDTVRPGSTTAPTLSGATTGATEVGS is encoded by the coding sequence ATGCAGGTGACGATGACCGTGAACGGCGTGGTCGCGAGCCACGACGTGGAGCCCCGCCTCTTGCTGGTCCAGTACCTCCGAGAGGTGCTCGGGCTCACCGGGACGAACATCGGGTGCGACACCTCGTCGTGCGGTGCCTGCACGGTCCTGGTCGACGGCGAGTCCGTGAAGTCGTGCACGGTCCTGGCCGTGCAGGCAGAGGGTGCCGACGTCACGAGCATCGAGGGCCTCGCGGCGGGCGACGACCTGCACCCCGTGCAGGTGGCGTTCCGCGAGCAACACGGCCTCCAGTGCGGCTACTGCACCCCGGGCATGGTGCTGGCCGCGGTCTCGCTGCTGGCCGAGAACCCGCAGCCGACCGAGCGCGAGGTGCGTGAGGGTCTCGAGGGCAACCTGTGCCGCTGCACCGGCTACCACAACATCGTCAAGGCGGTGCTGTCCGCCTCGGGTCAGTCGGTGGCCATCCTCGACACGGTCCGGCCCGGCTCGACCACGGCGCCCACCCTCAGCGGCGCCACCACCGGCGCCACGGAGGTGGGGTCGTGA
- a CDS encoding xanthine dehydrogenase family protein subunit M: protein MIPVAFDYERATSVDHALGLLAEHGDEAKLIAGGHSLLPLMKLRLATPAVLVDIARLPDLAFIREDGDEIAIGALTRHHTVNTSELLAREVPLLAHAAGQVGDPQVRHRGTIGGSLVHGDPASDLPAVLLALGARVIVTGPSGERSIPAAELFTGFLETAVGEDELLTEVRVPRLAGLGWSFQKFTQRACDWAIVGVAAQAGEPGGGRGPGVALVNMGATPLRATGVEGALAGGADAAEAAALAAEGTEAPADLNASSEFREHLARVLVRRALDEAAEG from the coding sequence GTGATCCCCGTCGCCTTCGACTACGAGCGGGCCACCAGCGTCGACCACGCCCTGGGCCTCCTGGCCGAGCACGGCGACGAGGCCAAGCTCATCGCCGGGGGCCACTCGCTGCTGCCCCTGATGAAGCTGCGCCTGGCCACGCCCGCCGTGCTCGTCGACATCGCCCGCCTCCCCGACCTCGCCTTCATCCGCGAGGACGGCGACGAGATCGCCATCGGCGCCCTCACCCGGCACCACACGGTCAACACCAGCGAGCTGCTCGCTCGGGAGGTGCCGCTGCTCGCCCACGCCGCCGGCCAGGTCGGCGACCCGCAGGTGCGCCACCGTGGCACCATCGGCGGCTCCCTGGTCCACGGCGATCCCGCCTCCGACCTGCCCGCGGTGCTGCTCGCCCTCGGCGCCCGGGTCATCGTCACCGGCCCGTCCGGCGAGCGCTCGATTCCCGCGGCCGAGCTGTTCACCGGCTTCCTCGAGACCGCGGTGGGCGAGGACGAGCTCCTCACCGAGGTGCGGGTGCCGCGCCTCGCCGGCCTCGGCTGGTCGTTCCAGAAGTTCACCCAGCGGGCCTGTGACTGGGCCATCGTCGGCGTGGCCGCCCAGGCGGGCGAGCCCGGCGGCGGCCGCGGTCCCGGGGTGGCCCTGGTGAACATGGGCGCCACGCCCCTACGGGCCACGGGTGTCGAAGGTGCACTCGCCGGTGGGGCCGACGCCGCGGAAGCGGCGGCGTTGGCCGCAGAGGGCACCGAGGCGCCCGCTGACCTCAACGCCAGCTCCGAGTTCCGAGAGCACCTCGCCCGCGTGCTGGTCCGACGCGCCCTCGACGAGGCCGCCGAAGGCTGA
- a CDS encoding SGNH/GDSL hydrolase family protein, which produces MERAQEWAERGASPAERRQPSAWVGLGAAAVVVAFFAWRGFVVPAVVVAVLAVGLTVARHRSPAFDRRAGRVLHAVSHWVGVVLTVVLLGMLTLLLILPVWLVGRVLRWDALQPAPSQRGQWDAHTVRRAPRKLDRRLFALEPRRRGWTAVHGLVVVVVPVVLVAMVAWGAVVRLRPTAATPPATSGGLLASGPYPGAFADAPWQSDLQRDQGGTQARYDAVLGWRGPTEYTSQYVNVHEGARASYVPANLGADPLEVWFFGGSTMFGYGQRDDHTIVSGIVERAEADGIPIDARNFGVVAYTNWQEAEWLTELLTTRPPPDLIVFYDGKNDVGNYVYPGQPQHLWTQFGSEVQQALIDAGARFLPDDRPVNQVPSPENAARIYNQGVQFSHRIAGSYGVPIVTYFQPNLYTRDLPVDDDVITYANLGDVSDDRALYDQVRALLDPAVHDVADCLDALDAEVYWDDVHHNERGADAIAGCVYDDLAPQLRELATG; this is translated from the coding sequence GTGGAGCGGGCACAGGAGTGGGCGGAGCGGGGCGCATCCCCCGCGGAGCGCCGACAGCCGTCGGCGTGGGTGGGCCTCGGGGCCGCCGCGGTGGTCGTCGCCTTCTTCGCGTGGCGTGGATTCGTGGTGCCTGCGGTCGTGGTCGCCGTCCTGGCCGTCGGCCTCACGGTCGCGCGCCACCGGTCGCCGGCGTTCGATCGCCGGGCGGGTCGTGTGCTCCACGCCGTCTCCCATTGGGTGGGAGTCGTCCTCACCGTGGTGCTGCTCGGCATGCTCACCCTCCTCCTGATCCTGCCCGTCTGGCTCGTGGGGCGGGTGTTGCGCTGGGACGCGCTGCAACCGGCCCCGTCCCAGCGCGGCCAGTGGGACGCTCATACCGTTCGCCGGGCTCCCAGGAAGCTCGACCGGCGGCTCTTCGCCCTCGAGCCCCGGCGTCGTGGGTGGACCGCAGTGCACGGTCTGGTGGTGGTGGTCGTCCCGGTCGTGCTGGTGGCGATGGTGGCGTGGGGGGCGGTGGTCAGGCTCCGGCCGACGGCGGCGACGCCGCCGGCGACGTCAGGCGGCCTCCTCGCGTCGGGACCGTACCCGGGGGCCTTCGCCGATGCCCCATGGCAGAGCGACCTGCAGCGTGACCAGGGGGGTACCCAGGCACGGTACGACGCCGTGCTCGGGTGGCGGGGCCCCACCGAGTACACCAGCCAGTACGTGAACGTCCACGAGGGGGCGCGGGCGTCCTACGTCCCCGCGAACCTCGGCGCCGACCCGCTCGAGGTCTGGTTCTTCGGCGGCTCGACCATGTTCGGTTACGGCCAGCGTGACGACCACACGATCGTGTCCGGCATCGTCGAACGCGCCGAGGCCGACGGGATCCCGATCGACGCACGCAACTTCGGGGTGGTCGCCTACACCAATTGGCAGGAGGCCGAGTGGCTCACGGAGCTCCTGACCACGCGCCCGCCGCCCGACCTGATCGTCTTCTACGACGGCAAGAACGATGTCGGCAACTACGTGTACCCGGGCCAGCCCCAGCACCTCTGGACCCAGTTCGGCTCGGAGGTCCAGCAGGCGCTCATCGACGCCGGCGCCCGCTTCCTGCCGGACGACCGCCCGGTGAACCAGGTGCCGTCACCGGAGAACGCCGCCCGGATCTACAACCAGGGGGTCCAATTCAGCCACCGGATCGCCGGTTCGTACGGCGTGCCCATCGTCACCTACTTCCAGCCCAACCTCTACACCCGTGATCTGCCGGTCGACGACGACGTCATCACCTACGCGAACCTGGGCGACGTCTCCGACGACCGTGCCCTCTACGACCAGGTGCGGGCGCTGCTCGATCCGGCCGTGCACGACGTCGCCGACTGCCTCGACGCGCTCGACGCCGAGGTCTACTGGGATGACGTCCACCACAACGAGCGGGGGGCGGACGCCATCGCGGGCTGCGTCTACGACGACCTCGCCCCGCAGCTCCGGGAGCTCGCCACCGGCTGA
- a CDS encoding Dabb family protein, whose protein sequence is MIRHIVLLRWTPESTPDQHRAVLDELTALPTAIPEIHRYRLGEDLGLADGNASLSVIADFASVADYETYRDHPEHQRVIAERIKPILAGRSALQYEYDPADEA, encoded by the coding sequence ATGATCCGACACATCGTCCTTCTGCGCTGGACGCCCGAGTCCACCCCGGATCAGCACCGGGCCGTCCTCGACGAGCTCACCGCGCTGCCCACCGCGATCCCCGAGATCCACAGGTACCGCCTGGGTGAGGACCTCGGCCTGGCCGACGGCAACGCCAGCCTCTCGGTCATCGCCGACTTCGCGTCCGTCGCCGACTACGAAACCTACCGCGACCACCCCGAACACCAGCGGGTGATCGCCGAGCGCATCAAGCCCATCCTCGCCGGCCGCTCCGCCCTGCAGTACGAGTACGACCCCGCCGACGAGGCCTGA
- a CDS encoding SDR family oxidoreductase — protein MDLGLQGRVAAVAAASTGLGLASARALAAEGARVAICGRHADRLEAAAANIADGVGGEVLTVVADVSVPEDAARFVAEAAGGLGPVDILVANAGGPPGGTFASTELSGYEEALRLNLLSTVALCQAAVPGMQERGWGRVVAITSVGVRQPIGRLIASSTARAGATAFLKVLATEVAGDGVTVNSVQPGMHATDRLTHLGTALDDLARQIPVGFVGDPGDFGAIVAFLCSEQAKFITGSALPIEGGAVGALQ, from the coding sequence ATGGATCTCGGACTGCAGGGCCGGGTCGCGGCCGTGGCCGCGGCGTCGACGGGGCTGGGCCTCGCCAGTGCCCGCGCCCTCGCCGCCGAAGGGGCCCGCGTGGCCATCTGCGGCCGTCACGCCGACCGCCTCGAGGCTGCGGCGGCGAACATCGCCGACGGGGTCGGTGGCGAGGTGCTCACCGTCGTGGCCGACGTGAGCGTCCCCGAGGACGCTGCCCGTTTCGTGGCCGAGGCCGCAGGGGGCCTCGGGCCGGTGGACATCCTCGTGGCCAACGCCGGCGGGCCTCCCGGCGGCACCTTCGCCTCCACCGAGCTCTCGGGCTACGAGGAGGCCCTGCGCCTCAACCTGCTCTCGACCGTCGCCCTGTGCCAGGCCGCCGTGCCGGGCATGCAGGAGCGCGGTTGGGGCCGGGTCGTGGCCATCACGTCGGTCGGTGTCCGCCAGCCCATCGGGCGCCTCATCGCCTCCAGCACGGCCCGGGCCGGTGCCACCGCCTTCCTCAAGGTGCTCGCCACCGAGGTCGCCGGCGACGGGGTCACCGTCAACTCGGTCCAGCCGGGGATGCACGCCACCGACCGGCTCACCCACCTCGGTACGGCCCTCGACGATCTCGCCCGACAGATCCCTGTCGGTTTCGTGGGCGACCCCGGCGACTTCGGCGCCATCGTCGCCTTCCTCTGCTCCGAGCAGGCGAAGTTCATCACCGGATCCGCCCTGCCCATCGAAGGCGGCGCCGTCGGCGCCCTGCAGTGA
- a CDS encoding DUF1707 and DUF2154 domain-containing protein, with translation MPAPDELIGDVERQHEIERLRQCTADGRLTLDEFAERVGEVYAARTWSEVTRPTADLPALIAAPALTERTSAIGVFSGARQCGRWRPAQSFDAVAVFGSAQIDLCDAVVEQDLVIRAWAIVGGIEILVPEGVHVDLGGFAVFGSRDYRVKKAPLRPGVPVVRVETRAVLGGVTVRTRPFTGSR, from the coding sequence ATGCCCGCGCCCGACGAGCTGATCGGCGACGTCGAACGCCAGCACGAGATCGAGCGCCTGCGCCAGTGCACGGCGGACGGTCGCCTCACCCTCGACGAGTTCGCCGAGCGGGTCGGCGAGGTCTACGCCGCCCGCACCTGGTCCGAGGTCACGCGGCCCACCGCCGACCTGCCGGCGCTCATCGCGGCGCCCGCGCTGACGGAGCGCACCAGCGCCATCGGGGTCTTCAGCGGGGCGCGCCAGTGCGGCCGGTGGCGGCCGGCGCAGTCGTTCGACGCGGTGGCGGTGTTCGGCAGCGCCCAGATCGACCTGTGCGACGCCGTGGTCGAACAGGACCTCGTCATCCGGGCCTGGGCCATCGTCGGCGGCATCGAGATCCTCGTTCCCGAGGGCGTCCACGTCGACCTCGGCGGCTTCGCCGTGTTCGGCAGCCGCGACTACCGGGTCAAGAAGGCCCCGCTGCGACCCGGCGTCCCCGTCGTGCGGGTCGAGACGCGAGCGGTGCTGGGCGGGGTCACCGTGCGCACCAGGCCCTTCACCGGCAGCCGTTGA
- a CDS encoding NTP transferase domain-containing protein, which produces MTTAAVVLAAGLGRRFPGKLRVSFRGRPLVQWAFESAAGSGLDELLVVVGDDDLADLRPAGARALRNPDPAAGQASSLGVAIAAADAAGHEAVVVGLADQPLVPTEAWRRVAAAPAEAAIATATFAGSRRPPVRLLRAVWPLLPDAGDEGARVLLRSRPELVVEVPCPGDPVDIDTPEDLERWS; this is translated from the coding sequence TTGACCACCGCGGCGGTGGTGCTGGCCGCCGGGCTCGGTCGGCGCTTCCCCGGCAAGCTGCGGGTGTCGTTCCGGGGCCGGCCCCTGGTGCAGTGGGCGTTCGAGTCGGCCGCTGGGTCCGGCCTCGACGAGCTCCTCGTGGTGGTGGGGGACGACGACCTCGCCGACCTCCGGCCCGCCGGCGCACGGGCGCTGCGCAACCCCGACCCGGCCGCCGGGCAGGCCTCCTCGCTGGGCGTCGCCATCGCCGCGGCAGACGCGGCCGGCCACGAGGCCGTGGTGGTCGGCCTGGCCGACCAGCCGCTGGTGCCGACGGAGGCGTGGCGGCGAGTGGCGGCGGCGCCCGCGGAGGCGGCGATCGCCACGGCGACGTTCGCCGGCTCCCGGCGCCCGCCCGTACGTCTGCTCCGAGCGGTCTGGCCCCTGCTGCCTGATGCTGGGGACGAGGGGGCCCGGGTGCTCCTGCGATCTCGTCCCGAGCTGGTCGTGGAGGTACCGTGCCCCGGCGATCCCGTCGACATCGACACCCCGGAGGACCTCGAACGATGGAGCTGA
- a CDS encoding DUF501 domain-containing protein, producing the protein MELTDEHPAPSVADLLGREPQGAYEVVVVDGEGGPVVIRNAPLLDDATPMPTRYWLVGARVRTLVGRLEADGGVRRAEREVDADALADAHARYAAERDAALPADHDGPRPYGGVGGTRQGVKCLHAHYAWHLAGGDDPVGRWVADHLPDAESSTTTGAPWRSGAKPLDDEPHAEGAPTQEESV; encoded by the coding sequence ATGGAGCTGACCGACGAGCACCCGGCCCCCTCCGTGGCCGACCTGCTCGGGCGGGAGCCCCAGGGCGCCTACGAGGTCGTGGTGGTCGACGGGGAGGGCGGCCCGGTGGTGATCCGCAACGCTCCGCTGCTCGACGACGCGACCCCGATGCCGACTCGCTACTGGCTCGTCGGGGCCCGGGTGCGCACGCTCGTCGGTCGCCTGGAGGCCGACGGAGGCGTGCGTCGTGCCGAACGGGAGGTGGACGCGGACGCGCTCGCCGACGCCCATGCCCGGTACGCCGCTGAGCGGGACGCCGCACTGCCCGCCGATCACGACGGGCCGCGGCCCTACGGGGGCGTCGGTGGCACCCGCCAGGGGGTCAAGTGCCTCCACGCCCACTACGCCTGGCACCTCGCCGGCGGCGACGACCCCGTCGGCCGCTGGGTGGCCGACCACCTGCCCGACGCCGAGAGCAGCACGACGACAGGGGCGCCGTGGCGGAGCGGAGCGAAGCCGCTCGACGATGAACCGCATGCCGAAGGCGCTCCGACGCAGGAGGAGTCAGTGTGA
- a CDS encoding Ppx/GppA family phosphatase — MRMNAGIDCGTNSTRLLVADDEGRPVERLMEITRLGKGVDATGALDPAAIERTLDTLRRYRVAMDRHGVERVRITATSAARDATNRDVFFDAAETIVGTRPELLAGHEEGELSFRGATADLDPADGPFLVADIGGGSTEFVVGTTSVEGVLSLDMGCVRLTEKFLHHDPPRAAELSAALSVVDAHLDDLEREIPQVRDVRRFVGLAGTVTTVAAVEQGLPAYDPEKIHHFVLTRAAAEDVFRTLATETVEQRKLNPGMEAQRADVIVGGCCVLVAIMRRFGFDECHVSEADILDGLVLSLL, encoded by the coding sequence GTGAGGATGAACGCGGGCATCGACTGCGGGACGAACTCCACCCGCCTGCTGGTCGCCGACGACGAGGGCCGTCCGGTCGAGCGCCTCATGGAGATCACCCGCCTCGGCAAGGGGGTGGACGCCACCGGTGCGCTCGACCCCGCAGCCATCGAGCGCACCCTGGACACGCTGCGCCGGTATCGGGTGGCGATGGACCGCCACGGCGTCGAGCGGGTCCGGATCACCGCGACGTCGGCGGCGCGTGACGCCACGAACCGCGACGTCTTCTTCGACGCCGCCGAGACCATCGTGGGCACCCGTCCCGAGCTACTGGCGGGTCACGAAGAGGGCGAGCTCTCGTTCCGAGGGGCGACCGCCGACCTCGATCCCGCCGACGGGCCGTTCCTCGTCGCCGACATCGGCGGCGGCTCGACCGAGTTCGTGGTGGGCACGACCTCGGTCGAAGGCGTCCTGTCGCTCGACATGGGCTGCGTGCGCCTCACCGAGAAGTTCCTGCACCACGACCCGCCGCGGGCCGCCGAGCTGAGCGCGGCCCTGTCGGTGGTCGACGCCCACCTCGACGACCTCGAGCGCGAGATCCCCCAGGTCCGCGACGTCCGGCGCTTCGTCGGGCTCGCGGGCACCGTCACCACCGTCGCCGCGGTCGAGCAGGGCCTCCCGGCCTACGACCCGGAGAAGATCCACCACTTCGTGCTGACCCGCGCCGCGGCCGAGGACGTGTTCCGCACGCTGGCCACCGAGACGGTCGAGCAGCGAAAGCTGAATCCCGGCATGGAGGCGCAGCGGGCCGACGTCATCGTCGGCGGCTGCTGCGTCCTGGTGGCCATCATGCGCCGTTTCGGCTTCGACGAGTGCCACGTGTCGGAGGCCGACATCCTCGACGGGCTCGTCCTCAGCTTATTGTGA
- a CDS encoding DUF3566 domain-containing protein has translation MSRQDRALEHHRAVVYSIDPWSVAKVSLPFYLATIATGVGLLVLLWAMLVGTGSVDSFESFVEDTGYRNFELVPSQMLSGVWGIALVLVVAGTAFNVVAVIIFNLLSSMLGGLQVVTVDKPTRRQRRGASR, from the coding sequence ATGAGCCGCCAGGACCGCGCCCTCGAGCACCACCGCGCCGTCGTCTACAGCATCGACCCCTGGTCCGTGGCCAAGGTCTCCCTGCCCTTCTACCTCGCCACCATCGCCACCGGGGTCGGCCTGCTCGTGCTCTTGTGGGCGATGCTCGTGGGCACGGGGTCGGTGGACTCCTTCGAGAGCTTCGTCGAGGACACGGGGTACCGGAACTTCGAGCTCGTCCCGAGCCAGATGCTCTCGGGCGTGTGGGGGATCGCACTCGTCCTCGTCGTCGCCGGCACCGCGTTCAACGTGGTCGCGGTGATCATCTTCAACCTCTTGAGCTCGATGCTGGGCGGGCTGCAGGTCGTGACCGTCGACAAGCCGACCCGCCGGCAACGCCGCGGTGCGTCGCGCTGA
- a CDS encoding GNAT family N-acetyltransferase has product MTTLIGRRIVLRPLRANDFAAWREVRQRNVEWLTKWEPQRLPGQPDTTRDRDAFLVRCSARERERQLGTGYGFGIFVDGEFAGEINLNAVQRGPFQSAYVGYWIDERHAGNSYVPEAVVALAKFVFEDLHLHRIQIAIIPRNTASRRVVAKLDLRDEGIAVRYLEINGVWEDHVRYAITREEWVERREELLAAWID; this is encoded by the coding sequence GTGACCACGCTCATCGGGCGGCGCATCGTCCTGCGCCCGCTGCGGGCCAACGACTTCGCGGCGTGGCGTGAGGTCCGTCAGCGCAACGTGGAGTGGCTCACGAAGTGGGAGCCGCAGCGCCTCCCCGGCCAGCCCGACACCACCCGTGACCGCGACGCGTTCCTGGTGCGGTGCAGCGCCCGCGAGCGCGAGCGCCAGCTCGGAACCGGCTACGGCTTCGGCATCTTCGTCGACGGGGAGTTCGCGGGGGAGATCAACCTCAACGCGGTGCAGCGGGGCCCGTTCCAGAGCGCGTACGTCGGCTACTGGATCGACGAGCGCCACGCCGGCAACAGCTACGTCCCCGAGGCCGTGGTGGCGCTGGCCAAGTTCGTGTTCGAGGACCTGCACCTGCACCGCATCCAGATCGCCATCATCCCGCGGAACACCGCCAGCCGGCGCGTGGTGGCGAAGCTCGACCTGCGCGACGAGGGCATCGCCGTGCGCTACCTCGAGATCAACGGCGTCTGGGAGGATCACGTCCGCTACGCGATCACCCGCGAGGAGTGGGTCGAACGCCGCGAGGAGCTGCTCGCCGCCTGGATCGACTGA